CTTTTACAGGAATACTAACTTTGTGTGTTAGATCTTCATCATCTTGTTGGAGTGTACGTACAGGAACTGCTAAGATTTGTATGGACCATTTAAATGCCATTTCTTACCATGTTGTGGAGGAACACCTGTTGGGACATAATTGTGTTAATGTATTAGCTCTAGTACTTTTTACATGTATTTGAAATTAAATAAGACAAAGTTTGTTGTGAAATGCTTCTGTTTTCTTTCAAAAACTTGATTGAAAGACTTCTTTAAGACTGCATGCCACTGTTGTGTATTTGAAATGTTTCCTAAATTTCCATTGTTACGCAATCATGTGACCTGATCTCTGTTGCAATACTTGCATCCAAAAAAAGAGCTGAAATATAGAAGGTAAAAAGTGTATTATCTTTTATAGTTGGGCATATGAAATGTTACTCTTTATTGGTGTAGCTTCAACTTCCCTTTTTGTATCTAGGCATATCTGTTTGGCCACTGCAGTGTATTTCCAAATGTGTATTTTTCAAAGCGTTTTAGACCCACTGAGTGTAATAGTGTCATTGGGGAAAGCACGAGTAATATGATTGGCATGCACATGAAAGGAAAGTACGCATAACATGTAATAACCCGCTGGAGAAACACAGTCCACATACCCTTTAACAATATGTTGTTAACAAGTCACTTATTCTGAGGAACGTCAAGGAAACTGCCTCTTTTCAATGACCTCTAGCGACGAAATGAAAAGTAATTCTTGATAGTATAATACATGGACGTAAGAGTCACTGGTAAGGAAGTACCTATATGAGTTCTGTCGAAAGGTCATGTTTTCTGATGATACTTTGTTATGAATAAAGTTAATTGTTTGGTCTACAGTTTGGATATGGTACAGATTTACTGTGGTTAGTTACCCATGTGTATGCATTTCAGTAGAGGTGGTTACTCGGGGACAGTGGGGAGCAGCAGCCCCTGAATGCCAGGAGACCCTCAAGTATCCTGCTCAAAGAGTTGTCATACACCACACAGCACTGCATTGCGGGGGCATCCAAGAATGTATGGACCAGCTCATCCACATACAGAGAATGCATATGCAGGATAGGAACTTTGATGACATTGGATACAAGTGAGTGACCTTTCCTTTCCAGGTATTTTCCATCATTCATTGTCTTAGGATAATACTATATGCATAATAACTGTTTTCTGGCATTTGCAGCTTTCTTATTAGGGGAGATTGCACAGTGTATGAGGGCCGTGGCTGGGGTGTTATGGGCACACATACCAAGGGCAACAACCACAACTCTTTGGCCATTGCCTTCATGGGCAACTTCAACAGTAAAAAACATAATATTGGACTTTCCATCTCCCGGTCCTTACGGTGTGTAAGGCATTGGTACCAATGGGTTATGCTTCTCTGTTTCAGATGAGAGCCCCAGTCCAGCAGCCAAGTCATCTGTTAAACAGCTCCTGCAGTGTGGGGTTTCCCAGGGACATTTTCACCCTGTATTTATCCTACTTGGGCACAGAGACTTGAGGGACACCGAATGTCCTGGGGAGAGACTACATGCTGCACTAAAACATCTCAAATTTCCCTGAACATAACATCATCCACAGACTCAATTGCTACTGGttcgaaagacagagagaattgGCTGGTGGAAGAGATTACCCAGAACATCGTAGCCATGGCCGATACTAGCAGGGTTACCTAAACTCGGTCCTGAAAATTGATGTGGCAATTGATGTGCAAACAGATtctgaaaaataaataataacgTTTATTCACATAAAATTGTCCACATACCATTATATTCATTTTTCTATGAGTGTGCTGCTATAACGTTTTATAGGAAATAAGAACTAATAGAGTAAATACCAAAAAATATGCTGCTGAACAAATACTAACTATTGACAGAAAACTAGATGGGACTTCAGTTTTGGGTGGCCAAAATATTATATTGTCCTGACTTGCTGGATGAGTTTAAGCTTTTGGAATTTAATTGAAATAGCTTCgcaaatcacacacacaaaaaaaaacataatttgtCAAAGGGAGAAAAGCTTGTAGGCCTACCTGTAAATGTTTCAACATTGTAAgagatgtttaaaggcacaacaTTCCAAACAAGTGTACGCTTGTATTGCATGGTGTAGGATtaagggggagaaaagagaggaaaatATGAAACATAAATGCAGCTTCATGTTGGACGCCTTGACGTTACAACAATTCTTACTTGTCAACTGTTGTGCAGGAAGCCGCATGCCCTGCAGGCAGACGTCTAGGCGTCACAAGCTGCCCCGCACCTATGTCTCTTTTAAATTCTCTGTTTGTTTACTTACCTTAAGAGTTTACCTCCTCCTGAATTACTTACACACCTTCACCTAATTCGTCTTTGATTGGCTGTTTGCTAGGTTATTGTGTAAACAAATGGAAAGGAGTAGAGAGAGGCAGTACCAAAGGGCGAGACTCAGGTGAGAGGTTTGAGTGTCACGCTCCTCTGAAGTGTTATAATTGAACCTGTGAGTTCATCGATCAGTCAGTGAAGTTGGCAGCGCACGAAGGGCGCATTTTGTCTTTCGCACCCTAATACGTTGTGCGTCTAATTTCGTGGATTTAGACGTTCCTTCTCTTCAGACTGCCAGACACCGTGGGAACTGGGTGATGTTGAATATGGAGGACAAGAGTGACGACGGCGCCGCACTGGATGGGATCATTTCCCGATGCTCCAAGCCCCTTTCCAGAAAACACATTTCTTCGGGGCTATCTGCTAGGCCTAAAGAAGTTAGTGCTCAAGATGGAAAATATGATTTAAATAGAGACAAAAACTGTGATAATAAAGAATACGCCGTCCAAGAGGACAAACGAGTCTCCAGAAATGGCCAAAGGGAAGACGGAGAAGATacggagagagttggagaggtgaagacatgtggaggggtagagggaaaaGCCAAACCGGAGAAACCTCCTTTCAGCTATAACGCTCTGATAATGATGGCTATTAGCCAGAGCCCGGAGCGAAGGCTTACCCTCAACGGCATTTATGAGTTCATCATAGGTCATTTCCCTTACTATCGAGAAAATAGACAAGGATGGCAGAATTCCATCCGACATAACCTGAGTCTGAACAAGTGCTTTGTCAAAATACCTCGCCATTATGATGACCCAGGCAAAGGCAACTACTGGATGCTTGACCCTTCAAGTGAGAACATGTTCATAGCTGGCACAACTGGTAAACTCCGGTGCCGTTCCACGGCGGGCACCCGTGCAAAGCTGGCAATTAAACGGGATTCCCGTTTGACCACCACTGCTGCCGGGCTGGCGTTCACTGGGTCATTTTATTGGCCGGTGCCATCGTTTCTAAACCTTCAACATCCTGCGCACTCATACCCGGGCACAGGGTCATATGTAGGGCCCCATCAGTCCAACTATGCCACCTCGATCCTTTCTCAACGGTCACACCACACCACCGTCAGTGCCATAAATGCTAGGGCAGACCAACTCTTCCAAACAAACCAAGAGTCGTCTTATGTTGGCATGGGTGGAGGTGCGCAGTACTGTCGCCATCAACAAATGAGCGCAGCCACAACATTCGCCTCTTCATCGTTGCCATGCACgttgtctctccctaacccttgTTCCTTTAACTTGCTATCCGGACAAGCGAGTTATTTTTACTCGCATCACCAGGTACCCCACCCGGTGACGTTCAATGCATGGTGCCAGGAGGAGTACCCCTCATCCAAGGCATCTCCTGCCGGACACATTTACTCCGGAAAGAATGGACCATCGGATTGCTTGGGGAGTTTATGCATGGAGTTCCCTAATTATTTTCTTCCAAGCAGCCACACGAGCACCCTCAACACCAATCTTTCTTGGGATGCAGGGAAATGACCATATTTAATGATCTATTTAAATTAAAAACGTATGTTTCTCTTTAAGTATTGTATCTTTCTAATGTCTACCAATACTGCGAAATTGATTTAAATAATTGATGTGAGTTTGCTATTATCCAAATAGTCCTATCTGTCTTTGGAAAGAACATTTATTTCATCATCCGTTTTTAAATAATCGCCAATCACGCGTGAATGTGCAATTTCCATCTAAACGTATTACTAAAAACACCACTCACCATTTCATTTTTTTTCAGTGCAATAACCTAGAATAATGTTGTATTATTTCACGAATAATGGGCAATATTTGTGGTGCATTCAGATAATTAAAAGTGTATTTTCCTTTGATAGCATTTCGTTAGTAGCCTTTTTAAATACCAAATATAATACCAACTATATGTCACAAGATGAGAGATGCTGTAAGATAGTTTCACAATGGTGAATGATGTTGTAATTAGCAGGGTCGAGATTGTTATTGCGAGATGTTGCATCACCGTTTAGGCTACTTTTACTCACAGGCTCATCACTCGCTGACATGTGTATTCGTTTTTTCGTTCTTGGTGTCGTAACTCCGATTTGCGATTTTTAGGCCTAAGTCTTAGGGATGTTGGCTATATGGAAcatcatttaaaatatatataaaataatgaaAATAACTTGTACAACAGTGTCCCATGAGTGCTCTCCATATATCTGTAGAAAACTGGCGAGATTGTCCGATGATAGCCTTATTTCCATTAATACAAATTGAGAAATTGATGTGCTTGAACAATTCACTGTTAATTTAAAACAAACTTAAAATAACAATCGTCTTCTTACATGTCCTCTATCAATCGTATTGCTTGAGGAAAGATGTGCGTAATTAATTTTAAACGAAAGGTATTGGAATAAAGTATTTACTCTGATGCAACTAAAATAATATATAAATTAGAAACAAAAGTCAATAATTGTTTTGATACTCcaggattaaaaataaaacattggCTAAGAATTTTCTCTCCTGTACTAGTCTATTTCGTCAAAATCAAAACTATAGGGATTGTCTCGATTTGTGTCTCAATATGAACACAATGCTGTGTTGAGCATTTCCTATGTTTTAGAATACAACTAAACTAAATACAATGGCAAGAaaaaccctttggaattacctggacttcCATAAATTGGTCAtgaaatttgatctgatcttcatctaagtcacaacaatagacaaacacagtctgcttaaactaataacacacaaacaattatactttTCACGTCTTTATgcaacacaccatgtaaacattcacTGTGCAGGGTGGAACAAGTAtatgaacccttggatttaataactggttgaccctcctttgtcagcaataacctcaacgaAACGTTTCAtgtagttgcagatcagacctgcacaatggtcaggaagacttttggaccattcctctttacaaaactatttaagttcagcaatattcttgggatgtctggtgtgaaccgctctcgagGTCATGCAACAGCATCTCTGTccggttgaggtcaggactctgactgggccaccccagaaggcgtattttcttctgttgaagccattttgttgttgatttacttctgtgatttgggtcgttgtcatgttgcATCaccccaacttctgttgagcttcaattggcggacagatagccttacattctccagTAAGATATCTTGATAAACATGGGAGTTCATTTTCCCGTCTATgctgtccaggtcctgaggcagcaaagcagctccaaaccatgatactccctccaccatactttccagttgggatgaggttttgatatTGGTGTgatgtgcctttttttctccacacatagtgttgtgtgttccttcctttcaaaaaactcaactttagtttcatcagtccacataatattttgccagtagcactgtggaaaatccagatgctcttttgcgaacttcagatgtgcagcaatgttttttttggacagcagtggcttcttctgtgctgtcctcccatgaacaccaatCTTGTTTATGGTTTaccgtatcgtagactcgtcaacagagatggtagcatgttccagagatttctgttagtctttagctgacactccaggattcttcttaacctcattgagcgctctgtgctcttgcagtcatctttgcaggacaaactcctagggagagtagcaaccgTGCTGAACATTCTCCAtgtatagacaatttgtcttaccgtggactgatgaacatcaaggcttttagagatacttttgtaacccttttcagctttatgcaagtcaacatttcttaatcttgggtcttctgagatgtcttttgttcgaggcatggttcacaatGCAATgtttcttgtgaatagcaaactcaacaTTTTTGAGTGGTTTTTAAAGTACAGTGCAGCTCTatccaacatctccaatctcgtctcattgactGGACTCCAcattagctgactcctgactccaattaggttatggagaagtcattagcctggggattcacatacttttcccaacctacactgaatgtttaaatgatgtattcaatatagataAGAAAGacacaataatttgtgtgttattagtttaagttattagtttaagcagactttgtttgtctgtttgttgttgtgatttagatgaagatcagatctaaTTTCATGACCAATTTATGTAGAAATCCAGATAATTCCAAAGAGTTtgcatactttttcttgccaattTATGCTTTGAGAAATGCTTCATCCCAGAGGTGGTGACTATGTTCTGCATGATTTGTACTATATCTACACTAGCTATTTTTGTTATCTTTTTCCCTTTAAAGCGTGCAAATGTTTGTGTACAGGGAACTCTATGCATGTCATacatatactgtaggctatatgtgtAATAATGTGATCCATTTTATAATGTGTGTGCAATAAAAACAAAAATAGTGATATAAAAGTGATGAGTTGTGTGACATATGCATTCAAAACACAAGAGTCGGTTCTGTGATACTTGAGATACAGGAAGTGAGTATCAAggaataaaacacacacattccCCCAGCCCATTCAACACGTTTCTGTGTCAGACTCACGGTCATATTTCCACAGAAACTTCAATAGCACCTGTTGAAGAAACCCACTATTACCACCACAAATAGCCATGCTGATGTATCTGTAAGTATTAAAGTTCTAaagcagccatttttatctcaatataaagcatttctgagtaacaattaagtaccttactttatatatttttttattaaaatgtttttttttaaatagcttcttagcaaagataaattcctcaagcaataattttgcaAGGACTGTccgggagtggagagggggaaactgaaaactagctgtttttGGCAGAGAGGATTGGAACTCTCTTTCCTATTGGTCAattaactaatttactgcatggtgatgtcaccaggcagaccAAAACTCAATGCTGTttcagtgtaagagctgtttgaaaggaCTGCCTGATATTTCAGCCTGTTTTGCTAGGATGATcttcattttcacaatttcaaagCATTAGTCCATCCTCATATTGTGGAAATAAAcactacatgaacaaaagtatgtggacacctgcttgtcaaacatctcattccaaaatcatgggcatggagttggtcccacctttgttgctataacagcctccactctgttgggaaggcttccactagatgttggaacattgctgggggggacttgcttccattcagccattcAGCCCAGTCAGCGTtccagggttgaggtcagggctctgtgcaggccattcaagttcttccacaccaatctcaacaaaccgtttctgtatggacctcgctttgtccaCGGGGGCATTGACATGGtaaaaacaggaaagggccttcccaaaactgttgccacaaaccTGGAAGcacatgctaaaacaggaaagagccttccccaaactgttgccacaaaccTGGAAGCACAAAATCGtcgagaatgtcattgtatgatgcagcgttaagatttcccttcactggagctaaggagcctgaaccatgaaaaacagccccagacaaatatttatcctccaccaaactatacagttggtactatgcattggggcaggtagccttctcctggcatctgccaaacccagattcatccgtagGACTGCCAGATGgcgaagagtgattcatcactccagagagtccctttccactgctccagagtccaatggaagcaagttttacaccactccagatgacgcttggcattgcgcatggtgatcttatgctTGTGTGCGGCTGGTTGGCAATGGAAAcaaatttcatgaagctcccgacgaacagttcttgtgctgacgttgcttccagaggcagtttgcaaCTCGATAGTGAGTGTTTGAACGGAGGACAGAtgttacgcgcttcagcacttggcggtcccattctgtaagcttgtgtggcaTACCACTTTGCGACTGAGCCATTTTTgcccctagatgtttccacttcccaataagagcacttacagttgaacaggtcagctctagcagggcagaaatttgatgaactggcttgttggaaaggtggtatcctatgacagtgccacgttgaaagtcactgagctcttcagtaaggccattctactgttaaagttggtctatggagattgcatggctctgtgcttgattttatacacctgtcagcaacaggtgtggctgaaataaccgaaTCCACACATGTTTAGGGTTATCCACATACTTTTTTATATATAGCTTCTACAAACATTGTAAactcatgtttttgactgcactgggcctttaagaccATCAAAAGTTCAAAACTGAAACTACATAGGTGTGATAATGGGCCAGAGCCGGCCTTGACTGTGATGTATAGAGAGCAAGATATATAGATAATAATCACAGTCTGGCTGATCTCATTGATCTACTTCTACTATTTTGCCTGCACGTGACATCACCACCTGATGAATTTTCCCTCACCTTTCTTGGGGCTCATCTGAGATATAAGTTAACAAAAATAGACGTGTGAGGACAAAGATTAAGACAGATTTCTGGAAGTTTTTAGtttgttatttcacctttatttaaccaggtaggctagttgagaacaagttctcctttgcaacttggccaagataatggaaagcagttcgacacatacaacaacacagagttacacatggaataaacaaacatacaatcaataatatagtagaaaaatctatatacaccatgtgcaaatgaggtaggataagagaggtaaggcaataaataggccatggtggcaaagtattttacaatatagcaattaaacacgaaGTGTGCCTCTATCAAACAAAATAGACTTCATGGGGACTGTAGCCACCTTTCCTAGACGGCTGCGGTTAGACCAGGATACTGCTCTTAGGGTGGATCATGTAACCTTACACCAACACTGTTGGCAAACTTAGCATCTAGATACAAAGATTATAATAACATTTTCATTACTCACATGAGTAAATGtggtatagagatagagagggagagagtgaatcaACAGGTAAGCTAGTACATAATGGGGCTTTGTGTATCCTGGCGCAACTGTAATACGGTCCTGTTTGCTGTTAATTCAGTAATAAATAACAGCTATCTTCTGACAGGCGTTGATAATAACCCCACACCTCTGAATCCCTCAGCCAGCAGACTCACAGTACCACAGGGAAGAGAGTAAATCAACATGAGGAGAGGGACTGAGGCAGGCCTCAAGATGCGTCTGAGCATTCAGGGCAGCTTGTGCTCACCAAGACCCTATAgctagaccacacacacacacacacacacacacacacacacacacacacacacacacacacacacacacacacacacacacacacacacacacacacacacacacacacacacacacacacacacacacacacacacacacacacacaccttgacatAGGTGTATGGACAGCTAACAGTCTAAAAAGCCCACTTTACAAGAAACAGTCAAAAATCCCAGCCCCTCTGGAATAATTCATCCGGGGTTTATGGGAGACATTAAggaagtgagtgagtgaagaGGGGCAAGTCTAAGCTATTTGGTATGTTTCATAATGATAGTCAAGCactgtaaatcaatcccagacctGGGCCTCCCAAATCAGCACACTGTGggtgtgatcacctagcaaggtAGAGCCGCCACCCTGTGAAATAAGGTTGGGAATCTCCTGTGTGTTTTAAGTATCAAATTACATGTTCTTTCTTCTAAAATCATCTTGAGATTAATATGAATAAGCTCTAAATTATAGTTAATTTACTCTACTGCATTCTACAACTGAGACAGCATTTACATCATTGCATAATGAATTACAATTTATTGCATAATTAATTAAAATGTATCCAGATAATGTATTCTAAATAAATGTTAAGGAAACCCGGAAGTTAATGTAATATTTTTAAATGGGACCCGGAAGCCGTTGGACAGACAACACACGAGTGTGGCGTTGGAGCGGTTAAAGAAGCCGGGAAAAAGCTAACCTATTTATTATCTAGTTTCACTGCTAAAATCGCCATTCTTTGAAGAAAATATGTAAGTACTTAAAAAAATAACAATGTGTGCTTTGTTTTGATACAGTAAAACGGACCTCATCACTGTGGAAAGATGTGTAGCTAAAtttggctagctagctggctgaCGATAGCTGTTCGTTACCCATCCATGATGATCTAACGTTATTAGCGACAGTAACTAGTGTAACATGTATTGTAGATGACCCATAATGATCATAATAAAAATAGGAACTTATTAGCCAGCAAGCTAATACATTGGCCTCTTCATGTTAAACAGTTTTCAAACTTTGTTAACAGCTAACTGTTGGTCTGTATTAACTTTAGTTGTGTCAAgtcgccatcatcatcatcatgatgtCTATAAACAATGTTTGGATTGCCTGGAGTTGAACTCTGTTAACAATGAGTATCCTCAATAATCCTTCCAGGAGCCTGTTAAATAAACCCAAGTCTGAGATGACTCCTGAGGAGCTCCAGaagcgggaggaggaggagttcaATACTGGGCCCCTGTCTGTGCTCACCCAGTCTGTCAAAAACAACACACAGGTCCTCGTCAACTGCCGAAACAACAAGAAGCTGCTTGGCCGTGTCAAGGCATTTGACAGGTATTTATGTAGTTAGGCCACTGAGTTGGGAAGTCATCCATTGGAGTTAGACAGTTAATCACAAATGTCCAGCAAATAGAGACACAAGATAATGTCTGCATTTTGTCATCACATGTTACCTATATCCTCCCAAATGCTTCATTCTTAATACTTTTTGGTTAACTGCATACATTTGTATTCCCTTCTCAATGCAGACACTGCAACATGGTCCTGGAgaatgtgaaggagatgtggacAGAAGTTCCCAAGAGTGGCAAGGGCAAGAAGAAGTCCAAACCAGTAAACAAGGACCGTTACATCTCTAAGATGTTCCTGAGAGGAGACTCTGTAATCGTGGTGCTGAGAAACCCCCTCATCACAGGAAAATAGACTGTTAATTTGCCCACTTCACCTGTCTGTCAAATAGATGATGGCAGGCAGTGGGTTGACTGTCATTATGTGAAAATTATGTTTTGTTTTGAGTCAGAGAGGAATCTGAGCAGTGTGTTTAGAATTTAGTGTGAGAAAATGATAACTTCACTCTTTGGATTGCTGATTAGGATCGTTCTTGGCATTCTATTTTGTTTAGGGTGCTCTTTTAGTTTTTCATTTTAATAATAAAAGATGAGAAGTATGATATTCAAAGTGTTTTATGTTTACACACTCTTAGCCAGATGTATtctctactgtatgttctatCTCAAAATAATTTCAGGCTCGAGAGCAAGGGATATGTTAGGATGAACAGCACTCTGACTCTTgactcctctttctccttccttctctccatcctctagccTGTTTCCCCTGGCAGAAGCTTGGGTGTCAGTGTTGATTTCAGACGGCAGCGCTCAATATGTGACAAACTGCCGTTTTAAAGACCCGTGCATTATAGATGAGACCAGATGTGATGACTGTCACTTCACACCCCGCTCTGTTCTCCGTATCATCTTGTCCCTCGCTGTGGCTCACCCTCTCCTGACCACTTTGTTAGCTAATTGTCGCAATAGCATCTATTTCTTCTCAAACAGTTGGCACTTAAACCAGTGTGGTTGGCTTGTGTGCCAAGGTTATTTCCATTAAGTGGCATATATGCAAGAGCACAATcattttcattaaatcacacgtCTGAATTAAGACTGCATGTCTCTTTAGGTTTGGTCAAAGGTCAGAGTATTCCCAGCTAGGCATAAATAATAGAACAGTTAGTTTTACATAAATCCAATTATGTCTTCATGATTGGCATCCTCTAACCTTTAGAGTCCCAGAGGAGGAGGGACATGATAAATTAACATTGTTGAGGAATTTTGGCAAACACTTCCTTTTCTCCAAAATAACAAGTTTCCCATCTTGAATGTTGTGAAGTTGATGCCATTTTCATTTAAGTTTAATTGAATGTGCATTGGAATTTTAGAATGTTTGCAGAGCTGTCAGAAGCAAGATCTCACAGTTCCCTGTATGCAATTTAGCCTAAATCTCACTCAGTCTTAAGTGTTGATCCCTATTCCATATTTCCCATTGGGGCGAGTCCTCTTATAGCTGACTAACTATTGTGCTTCTCTATTCCCACAGCTACTCCATTCCTATTCATGATTGTTGTTCTGCATCATATGCTTTCTGCTTTTGAGAGTTTTCCCATGCTATTTATTGGCCCACCTAGCCCTTCAAAGCCTGGGGCTGTCCTCCAGG
This DNA window, taken from Oncorhynchus gorbuscha isolate QuinsamMale2020 ecotype Even-year linkage group LG13, OgorEven_v1.0, whole genome shotgun sequence, encodes the following:
- the LOC123993912 gene encoding small nuclear ribonucleoprotein Sm D2, with translation MSLLNKPKSEMTPEELQKREEEEFNTGPLSVLTQSVKNNTQVLVNCRNNKKLLGRVKAFDRHCNMVLENVKEMWTEVPKSGKGKKKSKPVNKDRYISKMFLRGDSVIVVLRNPLITGK
- the LOC123994212 gene encoding forkhead box protein G1-like, which encodes MLNMEDKSDDGAALDGIISRCSKPLSRKHISSGLSARPKEVSAQDGKYDLNRDKNCDNKEYAVQEDKRVSRNGQREDGEDTERVGEVKTCGGVEGKAKPEKPPFSYNALIMMAISQSPERRLTLNGIYEFIIGHFPYYRENRQGWQNSIRHNLSLNKCFVKIPRHYDDPGKGNYWMLDPSSENMFIAGTTGKLRCRSTAGTRAKLAIKRDSRLTTTAAGLAFTGSFYWPVPSFLNLQHPAHSYPGTGSYVGPHQSNYATSILSQRSHHTTVSAINARADQLFQTNQESSYVGMGGGAQYCRHQQMSAATTFASSSLPCTLSLPNPCSFNLLSGQASYFYSHHQVPHPVTFNAWCQEEYPSSKASPAGHIYSGKNGPSDCLGSLCMEFPNYFLPSSHTSTLNTNLSWDAGK